Within Protaetiibacter intestinalis, the genomic segment CTCGGTGTCGACGAGGTCCTTGAGGAACAGCCGCGCGCCGAGCAGCTCGGCGGCGGCGAGCGACTCGTGCTGGCGGTCGTCGGCGTCGCCCCCGCGTGCGCCGCGCGACAGGGTGAGGATGGTGATCTCGTCGCCCGCGGCGCGGTGCGCGGCGAGGATGCCGCCCACGCCGATCTCCACGTCATCCGGATGCGCGCCGACGGCGAGCACGAACTCCTTGGGGGCGGCGTTCTCGCGCCGGGCACGGCCCTCGTCGGCGAGCCGGGCGACCACCTCGACGAGGCGTGCGGTGTCGAGCGGCTTGGTGAGGAACTCGTCGGCCTGGGCGCGCAGGGCCGAGACGGCGTAGTCGACGCTCACGTGCGCCGTCATGACGACGACCGGCAGCCACGGCTGCGCCGCGCGGATCGCGTCGAGCAGTTGGAGCCCGCTGAGGCCCGGCATCTCGATGTCGGTGACGACGGCGTCGGGCTGGAACGCGGCGATCGCGGCGACCGCCTGCCGACCGTCGGCGGCGAGCTGCACCACGCATCCCGCGCGCCGCTCGAGCACCGTCTTCACGAACAGCGCGACATCCGCATCGTCGTCGACGACGAGTACTCTGCGGGTCTCTCCGGCCATCTCGCACCCCTGCTCGAAAGCCTATTCCTCCCCGCCGGGACGGCCGCTATGCCGCACCTATGCGGCGGCCGTGCGGGGCTGCCGCGCGCCCTCCCGCCGCCCGAGTGCCGCGCGAAGCCGCCACCACCCCCGCTGGTCGAGTGCCGCGCGAAGCGCGGTGTATCGAGACCCACGACGGACGCCCCTCGACGGGGCGCCCGTCGTCCGTGAGGCCCCACCGGTCCACGTCTGCACGGGTTTCGATACGCCCGCTGCGCGGGCTACTCAACCCGCGGGGAGGGGTGCTGCGCGGCCGACTCAACCGGCGGGGAGACGGCGCGGCGCGGGCCGCGCAACCCACGGGAGGGGTGCGGCGCGGGCTGCGCAACCGGCGCGAGGCTGCCGCCACCACCCCCGCCGGTCGAGTGCCGCGCGGAGCGCGGTGTATCGAGACCCACGACGGACGCCCCTCGAAGGGGCGCCCGTCGTCGGTGAGGCCCCACCGGTCCACGTCTGCACGGGTTTCGATACGCCCGCTGCGCGGGCTACTCAACCAGCGGGGAGGGGGGCTACGCGGCCTACTCAACCCACGGGGAGGGGTGCTGAGCGGCCGACTCAACCAGCGGGAGGGGGCAGCGTGTGGTCAGCCGACGCGTCGTCGTGCGAGGTCGCGCTGCACGGGACTCTTGCTGCGCATGGGGATGGGTGTCTGGCGTGGGTCGACTCCCGGTGGGGGGATGAGGACGAACCCGTCGCCGTGTTTGTCGATGCGCCAGCCTTCGTTGTGGATGCGCAGGTGGTGATACCGGCACAGCAGGATGCCGCGTTCGACGCTGGTGCCGCCGCGATCTCGGCCCCAGTGGTCGATGTGGTGGGCTTCGACCATGCCGACGGTGCGGTCGCAGTCGCCGAAGCGGCATCCGCCGTCGCGGATGGCGAGGGCGGTGCGCTGCTTGGCGGTGTGGAGACGCCGGGTGCGGCCGACGTCGAGCGGGTTCCCCGCCGGGTCGACGGTGATCTGCTGGTATCCGTCGGCGCAGAGGTGCCGTTCGACGGTCGGCCGGGAGACGGGGTCGCTCTGTCCGGTGATCCACCCGTGCCCGGTGGGGGTCTCGAGCTGTTCACGGGTGACGACGAGTTGCACGGCCGCGCCGCCGGCACCCAGAAGCTGGGTCGCATCCGCCACAGAGCCGGCACGCAGCAGGTCGAGGAACACATCGGACGCCAACTGCTCGGGGGTGCGGGGGTCGAGCTCGATCTGCTCCGCGGCCGCACGCTGGGTCGGGTCGACGAAGCGGGGACCGCCCCGCTTGGGCGAGGTGATGCGGTTGTAGAGGTCGGTCACGTAGCCGGCGGACTCCGGGTCCAGCAGCCAGGTCAACCGCGTCATCCCATCCGGTTGCGGGATGACCCGCAGGGACCGTTGCGCGATGCGCTGCCGTTCGCGATCCGCGATGCCCGCCTCATCCAACTCGTCTCTCAGTTCACGGGCGCGACGGAACACGCGATCCGCATCCGGCACCGCCTCGCCAGGAGCACCGCCCGCGTCGACCGCCTCGGCGCAGATCGTGCGGGCGGCTTCCGCCAACAGCTCGGCGGTGACACCCTCACCCGGATCCCCGAGCCCGCGCCGGATCGAGGCGACATGCTCGGCCCCGAACACCCCCGCACCGACCGCCTCGACCACGGCCCGCATCCACGGCGCCGACGGCGGCACGATCTCGCCCGTGCGGGCATCCGGCAACTCGACCGCCTCATGCAACGCCTGCCCGGCCCGCACCGCCGTCTTCACCTCCCGCATCGTGGCGCCGGTGTGAGCCCGCAGGAACTCCTCCGCCGTGCGGTGACCGGCCCGCTGCGCAAACCCGTCATACCCGAACGCCGGCACCGAACGCCGGGCGATCTCGCCCGCCACCAGGGCCCGATGCCCATCCACGACACGCTGCAACTCGCCGATCAGCCGCGACGCCTCCAGCAGCTCACCGTCCATCGATTCCCGATACGCGGCCACCGATGCGGGCACACCACGCAACGTCGCGAGCTGCTCGCGGAGCGTGTTCACCAGCTGGAAGGGGGCCATGCCCCATTCTCCCACATTCGAATGTATGTTCGACAGGGTTGGGGAGAAGTTCGTCTCAGGTAGTGGTCGAATGCTGGACGCGCGCGGGAGGCCTCAACCCGCGGGCTTCGCGTAGATCGCTCGCGCGAGGGCGTCGAGCACGGCCGCCGAGCGCGGCCCGAAGCTCAGGATCTCGCCGTCGGCCATGTCGACGAAGCGCCGATGCTGCCCCGCCGTGGTGAGCGCGATGGCGGGCTTCGCCGCGAGCAGGCCGTCGACGCCGCCCGCCGAGGCGATGCCGTCGGTCATCACGAGGATGAGGTCGGGGTCGGCCTGGATCATCGCCTCGTCGGTCATCGGCGTCGACCCCTGCCAGCCGAGCTCGCCCGCGATGTCGCGCGCCCCGAGGGCGCGGATGAGGGCGCTCGCCCCCGACTCCTCGCCGAACAGGTAGTAGATGCCCGAACCGCCGCGCAGGTAGAGGAACATCACGCGCAGCTTGGCGTCGTCGGATGCGGGGGCCACCTGGTCGATCTGCGCGATCGTCTCGGCGACGTCGTCGGCGATCTTCGTCGCCAGCTGCTCCCCGACATCCGGCACGCCGAGCACTGCCGCGACGTCGCGGGCGAGCTGGGCGGCGCCCTCGAAGCTCGGCTCGTTGGCGACGAACACGACGGCGACGCCGGAGTCGCGCAGCTGCTCGAGCACGTCGCGCGGGCCGATCGAGCCGTCGGTGATGACGAGGGTGGGGCGCAGCGCGAGCACGCTCTCGGCGTTGACGGCGTGGGCGCCCGAGGTGACGACGGGCAGCTCCTCGGTGCCGGGGAAGGTGGTCGACATGTCGCGCCCGACGAGGCTGTCGCCGAGGCCCAGCCCCCACACGGTCGCCGCGAGCGAGCCGGCGATGTCGATGGCGAGCACGCGCGAGGTGTCGTCGACGGTCACCTCGCGGTCGCCGTCGGGGTCGTGCGAGGTGACGGATGCGGGGAGCGTCTGGGCGGGGTGCTCGACGATCGGGTCGACGGCATCCGAGGCGACGACCGCGGTGCTCGGCCCCTCGACGGCCTTCGGGTCGGGGTAGAGCTCGAGCTCGGAGAGCGGTCGCGTGTCGGCGGTCGGCGTCGGCGTGCCGTCGCCCGTTGCGCCGGGCGCCGCGCAGCCGGCGAGCAGTGCCACGGATGCGGCGGCGGCCAGCGCGGCGCGGAGGGTTCGGGTCACCCGCCCATTCTATGCGATAAGTAAGGTAACCCTTACCTATGCGGAGCGGCCGGTCTTCCGATGGTGTTGGTGCCCGGGGTTGCATGCGTCGTATGTCCCGTTCGGGCAGCCGCCATCGGCAGCGTCATGCGGGCGCTGCCGTGTTCGATACGATCTCGCTCGTGACGGGGGGATAGCTGCTGCGATGGAATGCAATCGGTTCGGAGTGTCGACAGCTTGTGTCGTCGGCGCAACCGCGACGGCCGCTGGCGGTCTCGGGGTAGGCGCTGCCCCGGTGTTGGGCTGGGCATCGACGTCCAGCGCCGAGAACATCGGATCCATGCTCGACAGAACGGGCGTGGCGTGGGCGGTGTCTCGATGAACTGGCTTTTCGGCATCGCCGCCGGCGTCGGCATTGCGGGCATCGTCGTCGTGGGTGTGTTTTCGGCCGGGCTGGACGTCGGCGCCCGTGCTCAAGGGATGATGTGGGGCACGCCGGTCACCCTCACGGCCGTCGCGCTGGGGTTGTGGGCGTACTCCGCCGCCTTCATCGCTCAGCTGAAGCGGCTTCAGCGGAGCACCGATGGCGTCGTGCTGCTGTGTCAGCGCTTGACAAGTCTGGCGGATGGCCTGGTGCGCGTGCAGGGCGTAGAGCCGCCCGCGCGCCCGAACCTCACCGGGTACTTCGTGCTCCGAGTCACGTCCGTCGCGATCGAAATCTGGTCGACGAGTCGCCTCCTGGCATCATTCCCGGCCGAGAGCGTGCGGGAGGTGCGTGTCCTCACGGAGGGAGTAGCCAAGCCTCGAATCGTGGTGTTCGCGGCGGCTGCATCGGGAGCGCCCTCGCAACTCGAGTTCGTCGTCGGCAAGAGTCGATGGGAGCTTTGGCCGGAGCGCTCGCCTTCTCGATTGGAATCATTGCGGAGCGAGATCGAGAAGCTCGTCAGCTCCGCGGGGTCGATCGAGGCGAACTGAGTCGGTCGTCACGGGCCGTGTCCGCTCTCACCGGACGAACGCCGATGAGTGAGGCGCTGAGAGCGGACGGGGCTACTCGGATTTCCGATTTCCCAGGCTGTGCTAGGCGGACATCCAGCATCCGTCCTTAGCATGGGTGCATTCCCGCGGCGACGCTGTGGTGGTCGTCGCCGCGGGAGATCCCCCTCGGAGCCTCTTGTGCTCCGTGAGACGGCCCGCCTGGTCCCCCCTCCGGCGGGCCGTTTCCCTTTGTGGGGCGCGGCGATGCGCTGCGAAACAACGGCGCAACATCGCGGGCCTAGGCTCATGCCATGGGCGAGCTGTTCGAGGGCTACGGCGCCGTCGCCACGCGCCGCCGCGGCACACCCCCGTGGGACGAGATGTTCGCCACGGGCGACACCGCCCGCGAGTCGTACCGCGAGATCCACGCCGCCCTCGCCCGCATGACGCAGGAGGAGCTGCGCGGGCGCACCGAGTCGCTCGCCAACTCCTACCTCGCCCAGGGCGTCACCTTCGACTTCGCCGGCGAGGAGCGCCCCTTCCCGCTGGATGCCGTGCCGCGCGTCATCGAGCAGGCTGAGTGGCTGCGGGTCGAGGCGGGCGTCAAGCAGCGCGTCAAGGCGCTCGAGGCGTTCCTCTCCGACGTCTACGGCACCCAGCGCGCCGTGCTCGACGGCGTCATCCCCGCGGGGCTCATCAGCTCCTCCAGCCACTTCCACCGCGAGGCGGCGGGCATCGAACCCGCCAACGGGGTGCGCATCCAGGTCTCCGGCATCGACCTCATCCGCGACGAGCAGGGCGAGTGGCGCGTGCTCGAAGACAACGTGCGCGTGCCGTCGGGTGTCTCGTACGTCATCTCGAACCGCCGGGTGATGGCGCAGACCCTGCCCGAGCTGTTCGTCTCGATGCGGGTGCGGCCGGTCGGCGACTACCCGCAGCGGCTGCTCGGGGCGCTGCGGGCCGCGGCCCCGGACGGGGTCGACGACCCGACCGTCGTCGTGCTGACGCCGGGCGTCTACAACTCCGCCTACTTCGAGCACACCCTGCTCGCACGCCTCATGGGCGTCGAGCTCGTCGAGGGACGCGACCTGTTCTGCTCGGGCGGGCGCGTCTTCATGCGCACCACCGCGGGCCCCACCCGCGTCGACGTCATCTACCGTCGCGTCGACGACGAGTTCCTCGACCCGCTGCAGTTCCGCGCCGACTCGATGCTCGGCTCGCCCGGCCTCATGCTCGCCGCGCGCCTCGGCCACGTGACGATCGCCAACGCGGTCGGCAACGGTGTCGCCGACGACAAGCTCGTCTACACCTACCTGCCCGACCTCATCCGCTACTACCTCGCCGAGGACCCGATCCTGCAGAACGTGCAGACCTGGCGCCTCGAAGAGCCGGGCGCCCTCGAGGAGGTGCTCGACCGGCTCGACGAGCTCGTCGTGAAGCCCGTCGACGGCTCCGGCGGCAAGGGGCTCGTGGTGGGGCCGGATGCGTCGCGCGAGGAGCTCGACCAGCTGCGGTCGCGGCTGCAGCGCGACCCGCGCGGCTGGATCGCGCAGCCCGTCGTGCAGCTCTCCACCATCCCCACCCTCGTCGACGACGGCCTGCGCCCGCGGCACGCCGACCTGCGGCCGTTCGCCGTCAACGACGGCTCGGATGTGTGGGTGCTGCCGGGCGGGCTCACGCGCGTCGCGCTGCCCGAGGGTCAGCTCGTGGTGAACAGCTCGCAGGGCGGCGGCTCGAAGGACACCTGGGTGGTGGGGCACGACCCGCTCATGTCGCACGACCACAACATCCAGGGCCTCGTGGCCGAGCAGGCCGCCGTGACGAGCTCCATCCCGATCATCACCGAGCCGCACCTGCAGGACCACAACCCCCTCGACGCGCCTCGACGCGACCAGCAGCAGCAACAGCAGCAGGCGCGCTCCACGGGGGGTGAGGAGTGATGCTCTCGCGCATCGCCGAGTCGCTGTTCTGGATCGGGCGGTACATCGAGCGCTCCGACGGAACGGCGCGCATCCTCGACGTGCACCTGCAGCTGCTGCTCGAGGACCCGTGGATCGAGGAGGACATCGCCTGCCGCTCGCTGCTGTCGGTGATGGGCGTCGAGGTGGCCGACGACGAGGCGCTCGAACGCGCCGACGTGCTCGCCATCCTCGCCGTCGACCGCAACCAGTCGGCATCCATCTCCTACTCGCTCGTCGCCGCGCGCGAGAACGCCCGCCGCGCGCGCGAGGTCGTCTCGACCGAGCTGTGGGAGGTGCTCAACACCACCCGCGCCCGGATGCCGCGCAAGGTCGCCGCCGACAAGGTGCACGAGTTCTTCGGCTGGGTGCGCGAACGCGCCGCCCTCGCCGTCGGCATCATCGAGTCGTCGACGAGCCGCGACGAGGCGTACAGCTTCTTCACGCTCGGCCGCTCCATCGAGCGGGCCGACATGACCGCGCGGCTGCTCGCCACCCGCTCGCTCACCGAGGCATCCGGACCCAGCTGGACCACCATCCTGCGCTCGGTGGGCGCCTACGAGGCCTACCTGCGCACCTACCGCGGCGTGCCCAGCGCCCGCAACGCCGCCGAGTTCCTGCTGCTCGACCGGCTGTTCCCCCGCAGCATCCTGTTCTCGGTGACGCGCGCCGAGCAGTGCCTGCGCGAGATCGAGCCGCGCAGCGACCGGGTGGGCGTGTCCGACCAGGCGCAGCGGCTGCTCGGGCAGATTCGCTCCGAGCTCGAGTACCGGCCGATCTCCGACATCATCGTCGACCTGCCCCGCCACATGGACAACGTGCAGCTCGCCACGAGCGCGGCATCCGAGGCGATCCGGCAGCGCTACTTCCCGACCAACGCGGCCCCCAGCTGGGCGGGGGAGTCCACGTGAACCGCCTGCGCATCCGGCACGTGACCGGCTTCCACTACGAGGGCGAGGCCACCGCCTCCTACAACGAGGCGCGGATGCTGCCCGTGACCGGCGACGGGCAGCTCGTGCTCTACTCGAACCTCGAGATCTCGCCCATGTCGGGCACCCACAGCTACGTCGACTACTGGGGCACCCGGGTGTCGAGCTTCGAGATCCTCAACCCCCACCACGAGTTGAGCCTCACCGCGACGAGCCTCATCGAGGTGCGCGCCCGCGACACCGTCGAGCGCGGGCTCGGCTGGGAGGAGCTCGCGGTCGAGACGAGCCGCGCCACCGAGTACGTCGAGCAGCTCGCCCAGACCCCGCTCACCCGCCCGCCGCAGGAGGTGGTCGAGCTGGTCCGCGAGATCGTGGCCGGCCACGACGACCCGTGCGCCGCCGCGCGGGCCGTGTGCACGGCCGTCGGCGAGCTCATCGAGTACATGCCGGGCGTCACCGGCGTGCACACGACGGCCGCCGAGGCGTGGGACCACCGCAAGGGCGTCTGCCAGGACATCACCCACCTCGCGATCGGGGCGCTGCGCGCCGTCGGCATCTCGGCGCGCTACGTCTCGGGGTACCTGCACCCGCGTCCGGATGCCGAGCTCGGCGTGACCGTGGCGGGCGAGTCCCACGCGTGGGTGGAGTGGTACTGCGGCCAGTGGCACGGCTTCGACCCCACCAACCTCATCGACATCGGCGACCGCCACGTCATCGTCGGCCGCGGCCGCGACTACAACGACGTCGCCCCGCTGCGCGGCGTCTACGCGGGCCCCTCCAGCTCGAAGCTGTTCGTGACGGTGGAGATCACCCGCGAAGCGTAGGCTCGACGGGCCATGAGCTCGAACCCGCCAGACGCCCAGCATCCGACGGAGGCGATCGAGCTGCCGCGGCGGCGACGGTTCGTCGACCTCAGCCCGCTGCGCGAGCATCCGGCGTTCGCGCGGCTGTGGATCGGCTCGGCCGTCTCGGGCGTCGGCTACTGGGTCACCTCGGTCGCGGTGGGCCTGTTCATCTTCGACATCACGGGCGACACCTTCGCGGTCGCGCTCGTCGGCGGCATCTCGCTCGCCCCCATGATCGTGGCGGGGCTGTGGGGCGGGATGCTGGCGGACGCCTTCGACCGTCGGCGGGTGCTCATCGTCTCGAGCATCGTCGCGTGGGTGTCGATCCTCGGCATCGTCGCGCTCGCCCTCGTCGACGGCGCGGTCGGCGGCCGCCCGCCCATCTGGCCGCTCTACGTGCTCACGACCCTCAACGCGGTCGCCGCCACCATCTCCAACGCCACCCGCAGCTCCATCACCCCGCGCATCGTGCCGGAGGAGATGGTGTCGCGCGCGAACGCGCTCAACGGCATCGCCTTCGGGCTGCAGCTCACGATCGGCCCCGCGCTCGCGGGCGTGCTCG encodes:
- a CDS encoding response regulator yields the protein MAGETRRVLVVDDDADVALFVKTVLERRAGCVVQLAADGRQAVAAIAAFQPDAVVTDIEMPGLSGLQLLDAIRAAQPWLPVVVMTAHVSVDYAVSALRAQADEFLTKPLDTARLVEVVARLADEGRARRENAAPKEFVLAVGAHPDDVEIGVGGILAAHRAAGDEITILTLSRGARGGDADDRQHESLAAAELLGARLFLKDLVDTEIPGGGPTVRVIEEVVREVVPTIVYTHTNHDRHQDHRAVHEATIVATRSIDTVACYQSPSSTVDFRPTRFVSIDGFVERKLELLASFRSQAEHRAYLAPDFVTATARYWSRFGGGESVEPLEIVRETADLSTPVRDRAGDRADRGRR
- a CDS encoding transglutaminase family protein, whose product is MNRLRIRHVTGFHYEGEATASYNEARMLPVTGDGQLVLYSNLEISPMSGTHSYVDYWGTRVSSFEILNPHHELSLTATSLIEVRARDTVERGLGWEELAVETSRATEYVEQLAQTPLTRPPQEVVELVREIVAGHDDPCAAARAVCTAVGELIEYMPGVTGVHTTAAEAWDHRKGVCQDITHLAIGALRAVGISARYVSGYLHPRPDAELGVTVAGESHAWVEWYCGQWHGFDPTNLIDIGDRHVIVGRGRDYNDVAPLRGVYAGPSSSKLFVTVEITREA
- a CDS encoding alpha-E domain-containing protein; translation: MLSRIAESLFWIGRYIERSDGTARILDVHLQLLLEDPWIEEDIACRSLLSVMGVEVADDEALERADVLAILAVDRNQSASISYSLVAARENARRAREVVSTELWEVLNTTRARMPRKVAADKVHEFFGWVRERAALAVGIIESSTSRDEAYSFFTLGRSIERADMTARLLATRSLTEASGPSWTTILRSVGAYEAYLRTYRGVPSARNAAEFLLLDRLFPRSILFSVTRAEQCLREIEPRSDRVGVSDQAQRLLGQIRSELEYRPISDIIVDLPRHMDNVQLATSAASEAIRQRYFPTNAAPSWAGEST
- a CDS encoding heme/hemin ABC transporter substrate-binding protein; this encodes MTRTLRAALAAAASVALLAGCAAPGATGDGTPTPTADTRPLSELELYPDPKAVEGPSTAVVASDAVDPIVEHPAQTLPASVTSHDPDGDREVTVDDTSRVLAIDIAGSLAATVWGLGLGDSLVGRDMSTTFPGTEELPVVTSGAHAVNAESVLALRPTLVITDGSIGPRDVLEQLRDSGVAVVFVANEPSFEGAAQLARDVAAVLGVPDVGEQLATKIADDVAETIAQIDQVAPASDDAKLRVMFLYLRGGSGIYYLFGEESGASALIRALGARDIAGELGWQGSTPMTDEAMIQADPDLILVMTDGIASAGGVDGLLAAKPAIALTTAGQHRRFVDMADGEILSFGPRSAAVLDALARAIYAKPAG
- a CDS encoding circularly permuted type 2 ATP-grasp protein, whose product is MGELFEGYGAVATRRRGTPPWDEMFATGDTARESYREIHAALARMTQEELRGRTESLANSYLAQGVTFDFAGEERPFPLDAVPRVIEQAEWLRVEAGVKQRVKALEAFLSDVYGTQRAVLDGVIPAGLISSSSHFHREAAGIEPANGVRIQVSGIDLIRDEQGEWRVLEDNVRVPSGVSYVISNRRVMAQTLPELFVSMRVRPVGDYPQRLLGALRAAAPDGVDDPTVVVLTPGVYNSAYFEHTLLARLMGVELVEGRDLFCSGGRVFMRTTAGPTRVDVIYRRVDDEFLDPLQFRADSMLGSPGLMLAARLGHVTIANAVGNGVADDKLVYTYLPDLIRYYLAEDPILQNVQTWRLEEPGALEEVLDRLDELVVKPVDGSGGKGLVVGPDASREELDQLRSRLQRDPRGWIAQPVVQLSTIPTLVDDGLRPRHADLRPFAVNDGSDVWVLPGGLTRVALPEGQLVVNSSQGGGSKDTWVVGHDPLMSHDHNIQGLVAEQAAVTSSIPIITEPHLQDHNPLDAPRRDQQQQQQQARSTGGEE
- a CDS encoding HNH endonuclease signature motif containing protein; this encodes MAPFQLVNTLREQLATLRGVPASVAAYRESMDGELLEASRLIGELQRVVDGHRALVAGEIARRSVPAFGYDGFAQRAGHRTAEEFLRAHTGATMREVKTAVRAGQALHEAVELPDARTGEIVPPSAPWMRAVVEAVGAGVFGAEHVASIRRGLGDPGEGVTAELLAEAARTICAEAVDAGGAPGEAVPDADRVFRRARELRDELDEAGIADRERQRIAQRSLRVIPQPDGMTRLTWLLDPESAGYVTDLYNRITSPKRGGPRFVDPTQRAAAEQIELDPRTPEQLASDVFLDLLRAGSVADATQLLGAGGAAVQLVVTREQLETPTGHGWITGQSDPVSRPTVERHLCADGYQQITVDPAGNPLDVGRTRRLHTAKQRTALAIRDGGCRFGDCDRTVGMVEAHHIDHWGRDRGGTSVERGILLCRYHHLRIHNEGWRIDKHGDGFVLIPPPGVDPRQTPIPMRSKSPVQRDLARRRVG